A stretch of Lathyrus oleraceus cultivar Zhongwan6 chromosome 6, CAAS_Psat_ZW6_1.0, whole genome shotgun sequence DNA encodes these proteins:
- the LOC127091893 gene encoding glutamate synthase [NADH], amyloplastic isoform X1: MSNSLSLTFTALNNPQINVISNPSARLRPFARVRCSAMCVERKRWLGTGLRRSGSERSRFLESVRPGRLPKLRVAVKASFSAVPEKPMGLYDPAFDKDACGVGFVAELSGQSNRNTVTDALEMLVRMTHRGGCGCEANTGDGAGILVALPHEFYQEVVDFQLPPQGNYAVGMFFLPRSDNRRKESKNIFRKVAESLGHTVLGWRSVPTDNTGLGKSALLTEPVIEQVFLTPSSSSKVDLEKQMYILRKLSMVAITAALNLQNDGITDFYICSLSSRTVIYKGQLTPTQLREYFADLGNERFTSYMALIHSRFSTNTFPSWDRAQPFRVLGHNGEINTLRGNVNWIKAREGLLKCEELGLSENDLKKFLPIVDANSSDSGCFDGVLEFLLHSGKSLPEAVMMMIPEAWQNDKNMDPQRKAFYEYYSALMEPWDGPALISFTDGHYLGATLDRNGLRPGRFYVTHSGRVIMASEVGVVDIPPEDVCRKGRLNPGMMLLVDFEKHIVVNDDALKEQYSLARPYGDWLKNQKIELKDIVDSVHESDTVPPAISGVAPLSNDDVDMESMGLHGLLAPLKAFGYSIESLEMLLLPMAKDGVEALGSMGNDTPLAVMSNREKLTFEYFKQMFAQVTNPPIDPIREKIVTSTQCMVGPEGDLTETTEEQCHRLSLKGPLLSTKEMEAIKKMNYRGWRSKVIDITYSKERGKKGLEEALDRICTEAHNAISEGYTTIVLSDRAFSHKRVAVSSLLAVGAVHQHLVKTLERTRVALMIESAEPREVHHFCTLVGFGADAICPYLAVEAIWRLQVDGKIPPKASGEFHSKDELVKKYFKASNYGMMKVLAKMGISTLASYKGAQIFEALGLSSEVIEKCFAGTPSRVEGATFEMLARDALQLHELAFPSRIFSPGSAEAVALPNPGDYHWRKGGEVHLNDPLAIAKLQEATRTNSVDAYKQYSKTIHELNKACNLRGLLKFKDTSSKIPIGEVEPASEIVKRFCTGAMSYGSISLEAHTALATAMNKIGGKSNTGEGGEQPSRMEPLADGSRNPKRSAIKQIASGRFGVSSYYLTNADELQIKMAQGAKPGEGGELPGHKVIGDIAVTRSSTAGVGLISPPPHHDIYSIEDLAQLIYDLKNANPAARISVKLVSEAGVGVIASGVVKAHAEHVLISGHDGGTGASRWTGIKNAGLPWELGLAETHQTLVANDLRGRTTLQTDGQLKTGRDVAIAALLGAEEYGFSTAPLITLGCIMMRKCHKNTCPVGIATQDPVLREKFAGEPEHVINFFFMVAEEMREIMAQLGFRTVNEMVGRSDMLEVDKEVVNGNAKLENIDLSLLLRPAAELRPEAAQYCVQKQDHDLDMALDNKLISLSNAALEKGLPVYIETPILNTNRAVGTMLSHEVTKRYNLAGLPADTIHIQFNGSAGQSFGAFLCPGITLELEGDSNDYIGKGLSGGKIVVYPPKGSNFDPKDNIIIGNVALYGATRGEAYFNGMAAERFCVRNSGAHAVVEGVGDHGCEYMTGGTVVILGKTGRNFAAGMSGGIAYVLDVDGTFQSRCNPELVDLDKVEEEEDIITLRMLIQQHQRHTNSLLAKEVLVDFDNLLPKFVKVFPREYKRVLASMKSDAASKEAVERAAADVDEKDDDEAQAVEKDAFEELKKLATASLNEKPSEAPKRPSQVTDAVKHRGFVAYEREGVQYRDPNVRLNDWNEVMMETKPGPLLKTQSARCMDCGTPFCHQENSGCPLGNKIPEFNELVYQNRWQEALERLLETNNFPEFTGRVCPAPCEGSCVLGIIENPVSIKNIECAIIDKAFEEGWMVPRPPVKRTGKRVAIVGSGPSGLAAADQLNKMGHTVTVFERADRIGGLMMYGVPNMKTDKVDIVQRRVNLMAEEGINFVVNANIGNDPRYSLEQLREENDAIVLAVGATKPRDLPVPGRELSGVHFAMKFLHANTKSLLDSNLQDGNFISAKGKKVVVIGGGDTGTDCIGTSIRHGCTAVVNLELLPQPPPTRAPGNPWPQWPRIFRVDYGHQEAETKFGKDPRTYEVLTKRFVGDENGNVKGLEVVHVRWEKDETGKFQFKEIEGSEEIIEADLVLLAMGFLGPESTIAEKLGVEQDNRSNFKADYGRFSTNVDGVFAAGDCRRGQSLVVWAISEGRQAASKVDSYLTKEDQSIDGNQDEFVQRQHELNNKHKGSSKHTVMT; the protein is encoded by the exons GTTGCCGAGTCTCTTGGTCACACAGTTCTTGGTTGGCGTTCTGTGCCCACAGATAACACAGGATTGGGCAAATCAGCCCTGCTGACCGAACCAGTGATTGAACAAGTGTTTCTTACACCAAGTTCTTCCTCAAAAGTTGATTTGGAGAAGCAG ATGTACATATTAAGGAAGCTCAGCATGGTTGCTATTACAGCTGCATTAAACCTCCAAAATGACGGAATTACAGATTTTTATATCTGTTCACTGTCATCAAG GACTGTTATTTACAAAGGTCAGCTAACACCAACTCAGTTGAGGGAATATTTTGCAGATCTTGGCAATGAAAGGTTTACGAGCTACATGGCCCTG ATACATTCCCGTTTCTCTACAAATACTTTCCCTAGCTGGGATCGTGCTCAACCTTTTCGTGTATTGGGCCACAACGGTGAAATCAACACACTCAGAGGCAATGTTAACTG GATCAAGGCACGTGAAGGCCTACTGAAATGTGAGGAACTTGGCCTATCAGAGAATGATTTAAAGAAGTTTTTACCAATTGTGGATGCAAATTCATCAGATTCAG GGTGCTTTGACGGTGTTCTTGAGTTTTTGCTTCATTCTGGAAAAAGTCTTCCAGAAGCTGTTATGATGATGATTCCTGAAGCGTGGCAGAACGACAAGAACATGGACCCTCAGCGTAAAGCATTTTATGAATACTATTCAGCTCTGATGGAGCCATGGGACGGACCAGCTCTTATATCAT TTACCGATGGCCACTATCTTGGAGCTACATTGGATAGGAATGGACTACGACCTGGCCGCTTCTATGTCACCCACAGTGGACGGGTTATAATGGCAAGTGAAGTTGGTGTTGTAGATATTCCTCCGGAAGATGTGTGCAGGAAAGGAAGACTAAATCCTGGTATGATGCTTCTGGTGGATTTTGAGAAGCATATAGTTGTGAACGACGATGCCTTAAAAGAGCAATACTCATTGGCAAGACCCTATGGGGATTGGCTTAAAAATCAGAAGATTGAACTGAAGGACATAGTTGACTCTGTTCATGAATCTGATACTGTGCCACCAGCCATATCAGGAGTGGCTCCA CTATCTAATGATGATGTAGATATGGAAAGTATGGGACTTCATGGTTTGCTGGCTCCATTGAAAGCTTTTGG GTATTCTATTGAATCATTGGAAATGCTATTACTTCCCATGGCAAAAGATGGTGTAGAAGCACTTGGGTCAATGGGAAATGATACTCCATTAGCTGTCATGTCTAATAGAGAAAAACTTACTTTTGAGTATTTCAAACAAATGTTTGCTCAAGTGACAAATCCTCCTATAGATCCTATTAGAGAGAAAATAGTCACTTCTACGCAATGTATGGTTGGTCCAGAAGGGGATCTGACAGAAACCACTGAGGAACAATGCCACCGCCTTTCACTAAAAGGCCCACTTTTATCCACCAAGGAAATGGAAGCCATTAAAAAAATGAATTATAGGGGATGGCGGAGCAAAGTCATAGACATTACTTACTCAAAGGAACGCGGTAAGAAAGGGTTGGAGGAAGCCTTAGACAGGATATGCACAGAAGCACACAATGCAATTAGTGAAGGCTACACCACCATCGTGCTTTCTGATAGAG CCTTCTCCCATAAACGTGTTGCTGTAAGCTCCCTTCTGGCCGTTGGTGCTGTTCACCAACATCTAGTTAAAACACTTGAGCGCACAAGAGTTGCCCTAATGATTGAATCTGCCGAGCCACGTGAAGTGCACCATTTCTGCACACTTGTTGGTTTCGGCGCTGATGCTATATGCCCATATTTGGCTGTAGAGGCAATTTGGCGACTGCAGGTTGATGGAAAGATCCCACCAAAAGCAAGTGGTGAATTCCACTCCAAAGATGAGTTGGTCAAGAAGTATTTCAAAGCAAGCAACTACGGAATGATGAAGGTTCTTGCCAAGATGGGAATATCAACTTTGGCCTCATATAAAGGTGCTCAGATATTTGAAGCTCTGGGTCTTTCTTCAGAAGTGATTGAAAAGTGCTTTGCCGGAACTCCAAGTCGAGTTGAGGGTGCAACGTTTGAGATGCTCGCACGTGACGCACTTCAGCTGCACGAGTTGGCTTTTCCTTCTCGGATTTTCTCTCCTGGAAGTGCAGAAGCTGTAGCATTGCCCAATCCAGGAGATTATCATTGGAGAAAAGGTGGTGAAGTTCATCTGAACGATCCACTTGCTATTGCAAAGCTTCAAGAAGCTACCAGAACTAACAGTGTAGATGCATATAAACAGTATTCCAAGACCATTCATGAATTGAACAAGGCTTGCAATTTGCGAGGTCTTCTGAAATTTAAAGATACTTCAAGTAAGATTCCTATTGGTGAAGTTGAACCTGCTAGCGAAATAGTTAAACGGTTTTGCACCGGAGCCATGAGTTATGGGTCGATATCATTGGAGGCCCACACAGCATTAGCAACGGCAATGAACAAAATTGGAGGGAAATCCAACACAG GTGAGGGAGGTGAGCAACCATCTCGTATGGAGCCTCTGGCTGATGGCTCAAGGAATCCCAAAAGGAGTGCCATTAAGCAGATTGCTAGTGGGAGATTTGGAGTTTCAAGTTACTACCTTACAAATGCTGATGAACTTCAGATAAAGATGGCCCAG GGAGCAAAACCTGGTGAAGGAGGTGAACTTCCCGGCCACAAGGTTATAGGAGACATCGCTGTTACTAGGAGTTCAACAGCCGGGGTAGGGCTCATCAGTCCTCCTCCCCATCATGATATCTATTCAATTGAAGATCTTGCTCAATTAATTTACGATCTGAAG AATGCCAACCCAGCTGCTCGAATTAGTGTGAAACTAGTATCTGAAGCTGGAGTTGGGGTAATTGCTAGTGGAGTTGTTAAAGCCCATGCCGAGCATGTCTTGATCTCAGGTCACGATGGAGGTACAGGAGCATCCAGATGGACTGGCATAAAGAATGCTGGGCTTCCTTGGGAACTTGGTCTGGCCGAGACCCACCAGACATTAGTTGCTAATGACCTACGTGGTCGCACAACTCTCCAAACTGATGGGCAACTCAAAACCGGAAGAGATGTGGCTATAGCCGCTCTTCTTGGTGCAGAAGAGTATGGTTTCAGTACTGCTCCACTCATTACTCTTGGCTGCATCATGATGCGGAAGTGCCACAAGAACACCTGTCCTGTTGGGATTGCTACTCAAGATCCTGTACTTAGAGAAAAATTTGCTGGAGAACCCGAGCATGTTATTAACTTCTTTTTTATGGTGGCGGAAGAGATGAGAGAAATTATGGCCCAACTTGGGTTTAGAACAGTAAATGAAATGGTTGGCCGTTCGGATATGCTCGAAGTTGATAAAGAAGTTGTTAATGGAAATGCAAAACTTGAGAATATTGATCTCTCTCTATTGCTTAGACCTGCAGCTGAACTGCGACCAGAAGCTGCACAATACTGTGTGCAAAAGCAAGATCATGATCTGGACATGGCTTTGGATAATAAGCTTATAAGTCTGTCTAATGCTGCTTTGGAAAAGGGTCTTCCAGTATACATTGAAACACCAATTCTTAATACTAACCGTGCTGTGGGAACTATGCTTAGCCACGAGGTTACTAAGAGGTACAACTTAGCTGGTCTTCCTGCTGACACCATCCATATCCAGTTTAATGGTAGTGCAGGCCAAAGCTTTGGTGCATTCCTTTGCCCTGGCATCACTTTGGAACTTGAAGGTGATAGCAATGACTACATTGGTAAAGGATTATCAGGTGGCAAGATTGTAGTGTATCCTCCAAAAGGAAGTAATTTTGACCCCAAAGACAACATCATAATTGGAAACGTGGCACTGTATGGGGCAACACGGGGTGAGGCATATTTCAATGGGATGGCAGCAGAAAGATTTTGTGTGCGTAATTCTGGGGCTCATGCTGTAGTTGAAGGCGTTGGTGATCATGGATGCGAGTACATGACTGGCGGGACCGTTGTTATTCTTGGCAAAACTGGTAGAAATTTTGCTGCAGGTATGAGTGGTGGAATCGCATATGTTCTTGATGTGGATGGAACATTCCAGTCTCGGTGCAACCCAGAGCTTGTGGATCTGGATAAGGTTGAAGAGGAAGAGGACATTATTACTCTTAGGATGTTGATACAGCAACATCAACGTCACACAAATAGTCTGCTTGCCAAGGAAGTGCTGGTTGATTTTGACAATCTTCTACCTAAATTTGTCAAGGTGTTCCCTCGGGAGTATAAACGTGTTCTTGCAAGTATGAAGTCTGATGCAGCCTCTAAAGAGGCAGTGGAGCGTGCTGCTGCTGATGTAGATGAAAAAGATGATGATGAAGCTCAAGCAGTAGAGAAAGATGCTTTTGAAGAGCTAAAGAAGTTGGCAACTGCATCTTTGAATGAGAAACCCAGTGAG GCTCCTAAGAGGCCAAGTCAGGTCACTGATGCTGTTAAACATAGAGGCTTTGTTGCTTATGAGCGTGAGGGAGTTCAGTATAGAGATCCAAATGTTCGCCTTAATGATTGGAATGAAGTGATGATGGAGACAAAGCCGGGCCCACTTTTGAAAACACAGTCTGCCCGTTGCATGGATTGTGGCACTCCTTTTTGTCATCAA GAAAATTCCGGATGCCCTCTTGGAAATAAAATACCAGAATTTAATGAGTTGGTGTATCAAAATAGGTGGCAAGAAGCCTTAGAGAGGCTTCTTGAAACAAACAACTTTCCTGAGTTCACTGGCCGGGTGTGCCCAGCACCTTGTGAAGGTTCCTGTGTCCTTGGTATTATTGAGAATCCTGTGTCTATTAAAAACATTGAATGTGCTATCATAGACAAGGCTTTTGAGGAGGGTTGGATGGTGCCTCGACCTCCTGTCAAGAGAACTGG GAAAAGAGTAGCCATAGTTGGAAGTGGACCATCTGGCTTGGCAGCTGCTGATCAGCTAAATAAAATGGGCCATACGGTTACAGTGTTCGAAAGAGCTGATCGGATTGGGGGTCTTATGATGTATGGGGTTCCCAACATGAAAACTGACAAAGTAGATATAGTTCAAAGGCGAGTCAATCTAATGGCTGAGGAGGGAATCAATTTTGTGGTGAATGCAAATATTGGAAATGATCCTCGATATTCTCTTGAACAGCTTCGAGAGGAAAATGATGCCATTGTCTTGGCTGTTGGTGCCACAAAGCCAAG GGATCTTCCTGTACCTGGAAGGGAGCTATCAGGAGTCCATTTTGCCATGAAGTTTCTTCATGCCAACACTAAAAGCTTGCTTGATAGCAACTTACAGGATGGTAACTTCATATCCGCCAAGGGCAAGAAGGTTGTGGTCATTGGTGGGGGTGACACTGGCACAGATTGCATTGGAACATCCATTCGTCATGGTTGTACCGCCGTCGTAAATCTTGAACTTCTCCCTCAGCCACCACCCACTAGGGCCCCAGGCAACCCATGGCCTCAG TGGCCTCGCATATTCCGTGTTGATTACGGCCACCAAGAAGCGGAAACTAAATTTGGCAAAGATCCAAGAACGTACGAGGTGCTGACTAAGCGGTTTGTAGGAGATGAAAATGGTAATGTAAAAGGACTTGAAGTGGTACATGTTCGATGGGAGAAGGATGAAACAGGCAAGTTTCAATTTAAGGAAATTGAGGGCAGTGAGGAGATAATCGAGGCTGACCTTGTTTTACTTGCTATGGGATTCCTTGGCCCTGAGTCG ACTATTGCAGAAAAGCTGGGCGTGGAGCAAGACAACAGGTCAAACTTCAAGGCTGATTATGGCCGTTTCTCAACCAATGTTGATGGGGTATTTGCAGCTGGGGACTGTCGGCGGGGTCAGTCGTTGGTTGTATGGGCTATTTCAGAGGGAAGACAAGCTGCTTCCAAAGTTGACAGCTACCTCACCAAAGAAGACCAGAGTATTGATGGGAATCAGGATGAATTTGTCCAGAGGCAACATGAGCTCAACAACAAGCACAAGGGCAGCAGCAAACACACAGTGATGACTTAG